The following proteins are co-located in the Oryzias melastigma strain HK-1 linkage group LG8, ASM292280v2, whole genome shotgun sequence genome:
- the amn gene encoding protein amnionless: MLQAPGVLLLLCLGATNALYKQWIPDTNYENKTNWDKGKVPCGNDVVVFPAQGKVSVFVETTHAVQEMRLPVDGELILNSGAGFYVLSGKDPACGAGATVQFQDSESLQWFNPAMWQAAATQNDFQLGKFLFSVHEESVPCQQDDVVFKALSSFRVDTTSSQSTIPVTSVSVLGKSFNSKSEFSEYLSTRTGQMQFHGSSAVTVGNPGCGDPSGCDCGNSVNHQLICSTVQCATVSCKQPLSPMGHCCEVCGAIVTIQYTVGFNMQTYRERIHHLFLILPEYRSIQLGVSKVFKSQKLLGVIPFSTTPEIQVVIVDGEEGKLSEALAQNIMTDIRSHGSELGITESEFQASSGNSSDPSGGNAGMVAGIVIAVLVLIALVAVGVVLIQKGVVRLPPMPTIPMPSLSSFKGNTDVGDLGGTIDRGFDNPIFDHPDMLSNNPGLYGTESQSISMRQTGVHFINPVYDENESDFTV, translated from the coding sequence atgctgcaaGCTCCAGGcgtgctcctgctgctctgtctcGGGGCGACAAATGCTCTCTACAAGCAGTGGATTCCTGATACCAACTATGAGAATAAGACCAACTGGGACAAGGGAAAGGTTCCGTGTGGCAATGACGTAGTTGTGTTTCCAGCTCAAGGAAAAGTCTCGGTGTTTGTGGAGACCACGCATGCTGTGCAGGAGATGAGGCTGCCGGTCGACGGGGAGCTCATTCTGAATTCAGGTGCTGGTTTTTATGTTCTCAGTGGAAAGGACCCGGCGTGCGGTGCAGGTGCCACCGTCCAGTTCCAAGACTCGGAGTCTCTGCAGTGGTTCAACCCAGCTATGTGGCAAGCAGCTGCCACTCAGAACGACTTTCAGCTTGGAAAATTCCTGTTCTCCGTCCACGAGGAGAGCGTCCCCTGTCAGCAAGACGACGTGGTTTTCAAAGCCCTCTCCTCCTTCAGAGTGGACACCACCTCCAGCCAGTCTACCATCCCTGTGACGTCTGTCTCTGTGCTGGGGaaatcatttaacagcaaatcaGAGTTCTCTGAATATCTGAGTACCCGCACGGGCCAAATGCAGTTTCACGGATCCTCAGCGGTCACTGTTGGAAACCCAGGATGTGGGGATCCTTCTGGCTGTGACTGTGGCAACTCTGTAAACCATCAGCTCATCTGTAGCACTGTACAATGTGCCACTGTGAGCTGTAAGCAGCCACTCTCCCCGATGGGACACTGCTGTGAGGTGTGCGGCGCCATTGTTACCATCCAGTACACCGTCGGTTTCAATATGCAGACTTACAGGGAACGGATTCACCATCTTTTCCTTATTCTGCCAGAATATAGGTCCATCCAGCTGGGAGTCTCTAAAGTCTTCAAGTCCCAGAAGTTGCTGGGGGTGATTCCTTTCAGCACAACACCTGAGATCCAGGTAGTAATTGTGGATGGGGAGGAAGGGAAACTCTCAGAGGCTCTGGCTCAGAACATAATGACAGACATTCGTTCTCATGGCTCAGAACTGGGAATCACAGAGAGTGAATTTCAAGCATCTTCTGGAAATAGCAGCGATCCGTCTGGAGGCAATGCAGGGATGGTGGCTGGTATTGTCATTGCAGTTTTAGTACTGATTGCCCTTGTTGCCGTTGGAGTTGTGTTGATCCAAAAGGGGGTTGTTCGGCTTCCACCCATGCCTACGATCCCAATGCCATCTCTGAGCAGCTTTAAAGGAAACACGGATGTTGGAGATCTTGGCGGAACTATTGACCGTGGCTTTGACAACCCAATATTCGACCATCCGGACATGCTGTCTAACAATCCCGGTCTATATGGGACTGAAAGCCAGTCAATCTCTATGAGACAGACAGGCGTGCACTTTATAAATCCAGTGTATGACGAAAACGAATCCGATTTTACAGTGTAA
- the hid1a gene encoding protein HID1, with product MGSSDSKLNFRKAVIQLTTKTQPVEATDDAFWDQFWADASTTVQDVFALVPAAEIRAVREESPSNLATLCYKAVEKLVQAAESGCPSERERQMVLNCTRILTRILPYIFEDQDWRGFFWSTVPGAGRAGMNELDEDDGARPLAELLLLAVADLLFCPEFTVHSHKRGPDSVESMQSIDSCEYIWEAGVGFAQSPPLNYIHDLNRTELLRLLLTCFSEAMYLPPSSDNTVLNPWVTFFCSAENRHALPLFTSLLNVVCAYDPVGYGIPYNHLLFSDYREQLVEQAVQILIVTLEHDAGAPHPPASTSSIDEQEPTGPENLFVNYLSRIHREEDFDFVLKGLARLLTNPLTQTYLPNSTKKIQFHQELLVLFWKLCDFNKKFLFFVLKSSDVLDVLVPILYYLNDARADQSRVGLMHIGVFILLLLSGERNFGVRLNKPYSLHVPMDIPVFTGTHADLLIVVFHKIITTGHQRLQPLYDCLLTIIVNVSPYLKSLSMVAANKLLHLLEAFSTSWYLFSTAQNHHLVFFLLETFNNIIQYQFDGNCNLVYAIIRKRNVFHQLANLPSDPASIQKALQKKKKSPDLISRTNSQETVSMEGSHPAVPAEPGTLKTSLVAIPGIDKLTEKSQVSEDGTMVSVPKTDSPQPVHSDQSAAAGTSDTESNSGRDNEDVFYTEAEMQRRRLSSASSVSSWVPTPDWVLSWKSKLPLQTIMRLLQVLVPQVEKICIDKGLTDESEILKFLQHGTLVGLLPVPHPILIRKYQANAGTAMWFRTYMWGVVYLRNVDPPIWYDTDVRLFEIQRM from the exons ATGGGCAGCAGCGATTCGAAGCTGAATTTTAGGAAGGCAGTGATCCAGCTGACGACCAAAACACAG CCAGTGGAAGCCACAGATGATGCATTCTGGGATCAGTTCTGGGCAGACGCCAGCACCACCGTCCAGGATGTTTTTGCTCTGGTGCCAGCAGCTGAAATCAGAGCTGTGAGAGAGGAGTCCCCTTCTAACTTAGCAACCCTCTGTTACAAG GCGGTTGAGAAACTGGTGCAGGCAGCAGAGTCGGGCTGCCCCTCTGAGAGGGAGAGGCAGATGGTCTTGAACTGCACACGGATCCTCACCAGGATTCTTCCATACATCTTTGAGGATCAGGACTGGAGAGGGTTCTTCTGGTCGACCGTGCCCGGCGCTGGACGGGCCGGG ATGAATGAGTTGGATGAAGACGATGGAGCTCGACCGCTGGCTGAGTTGCTTCTCCTGGCTGTTGCTGACCTCCTCTTTTGCCCTGAATTCACTGTGCACAGCCACAAGAGAGGCCCA GATTCAGTGGAGAGCATGCAGTCTATAGACAGCTGTGAATACATCTGGGAGGCGGGCGTGGGTTTTGCGCAGTCTCCGCCTCTCAACTACATCCACGACTTGAATCG GACAGAACTGCTGAGATTGTTACTGACCTGCTTCTCAGAGGCCATGTATCTGCCCCCTTCATCGGACAACACCGTCCTCAACCCCTGGGTGACGTTCTTCTGCTCCGCGGAGAACAG aCATGCTCTGCCTCTGTTCACGTCGCTGCTGAATGTGGTGTGTGCTTACGATCCCGTGGGCTACGGCATCCCCTACAACCACCTGCTCTTCTCTGACTACAGGGAGCAGCTGGTGGAGCAGGCCGTTCAGATCCTCATTGTGACGCTGGAGCACGACGCGGGGGCTCCCCACCCACCTGCTTCCACGTCCAGCATCGACGAGCAGGAG CCTACAGGCCCGGAAAACCTGTTTGTGAATTATTTGTCAAGGATTCACAGAGAGGAG GACTTTGACTTTGTACTGAAGGGTCTCGCTCGTCTGCTGACCAATCCGCTGACTCAGACTTATCTGCCGAACTCCACTAAGAAGATCCAGTTCCACCAGGAGCTGCTGGTGCTTTTCTGGAAGCTTTGCGACTTCAATAAG AAGTTCTTGTTTTTCGTCCTGAAAAGCAGCGATGTTCTCGACGTTCTGGTCCCTATTCTTTACTATCTTAATGACGCCAGAGCCGATCAAT CGCGTGTCGGACTCATGCACATCGGCGTCTTCATTTTGCTCTTGCTCAGCGGAGAGAGGAACTTTGGGGTGCGTCTGAATAAGCCGTACTCCCTGCACGTCCCCATGGACATCCCAGTGTTCACGGGCACTCACGCCGACCTGCTCATTGTG gtgtttCACAAGATAATCACTACGGGCCACCAGCGACTTCAGCCTCTCTATGACTGCCTTCTCACCATTATTGTAAATG tttcCCCTTATCTGAAGAGCTTGTCGATGGTCGCTGCCAACAAACTGCTCCACCTGCTGGAGGCTTTTTCCACCTCCTGGTACCTGTTCTCCACAGCCCAGAATCATCATCTCGTCTTCTTCCTCCTGGAGACGTTCAACAACATTATTCAGTACCAGTTTGATG GAAACTGTAATTTGGTGTACGCCATCATCCGCAAGAGAAATGTGTTTCACCAGCTGGCCAACCTGCCCTCTGACCCTGCTTCAATCCAGAAGGCtttgcagaaaaagaagaaatcgcCCGATTTAATTTCCCGCACAAACTCTCAAGAGACTGTATCCATGGAGGGTTCACACCCGGCAGTGCCTGCAGAGCCGGGAACACTCAAAACCAGTCTGGTTGCTATACCAG GTATTGATAAACTGACGGAGAAGTCTCAGGTGTCGGAGGACGGCACCATGGTTTCCGTTCCTAAGACAGATTCCCCACAGCCCGTCCACTCGGACCAAAGTGCAGCTGCTGGCACCAGCGACACAGAGTCCAACTCCGGCAGAGACAATGAA GATGTTTTCTACACTGAAGCAGAAATGCAAAGAAGGCGTTTGTCGAGTGCGTCCTCAGTGTCATCATGGGTTCCCACACCAGATTGG gtCCTCTCTTGGAAGTCCAAATTACCTTTGCAGACTATAATGCGTCTTCTGCAAGTGCTAGTTCCACAAGTGGAAAAGATCTGCATCGACAA AGGCCTCACAGATGAATCTGAGATCCTGAAGTTCCTCCAGCATGGCACGTTAGTGGGTCTGCTGCCAGTTCCTCACCCCATCCTCATCAGAAAGTATCAGGCCAACGCCGGCACCGCCATGTGGTTTCGTACCTACATGTGGGGCGTCGTTTACTTACG CAATGTGGATCCTCCCATCTGGTATGACACTGATGTCCGCCTTTTTGAGATCCAGAGGATGTAA
- the LOC112146756 gene encoding protein FAM104A has product MLTESRKRQHSGGNELSDHLVPQAKRQSRAHPLSPEPGRDACDSESSNSESTNSISSTEHAAGSRCAVGPCSPLSFGTSSELLRLTSQASYLQINRILREAHFHSLQSRGQLRDT; this is encoded by the exons ATGTTGACTGAAAGCAG GAAACGGCAGCACAGTGGTGGCAATGAGCTCAGTGACCACCTGGTGCCTCAAGCCAAAAGGCAAAGCAGAGCTCATCCTCTTTCCCCTGAGCCAGGCCGAGATGCATGTGACTCTGAG TCATCTAACAGTGAGAGCACCAACAGCATCAGCAGCACCGAGCATGCGGCGGGCAGTCGGTGCGCCGTGGGCCCCTGCAGCCCCCTCAGCTTCGGTACCTCCTCAGAGCTGCTCCGTCTGACCAGCCAGGCGTCGTACCTGCAGATCAACCGCATCCTCAGGGAGGCCCACTTCCACAGCCTTCAAAGCCGAGGTCAGCTCAGAGACACGTGA